In Drosophila pseudoobscura strain MV-25-SWS-2005 chromosome 4, UCI_Dpse_MV25, whole genome shotgun sequence, the following proteins share a genomic window:
- the Tig gene encoding tiggrin, with translation MRALGLCALLLALASSQGFDGYSRSSYSSRQSSSFGGGQTSQSSYVQSSPQLSTWAYAHYNDVRELANHLKQGYNALSQGDSNGLGYSGSWSASILDLCGKSAGQLDALSSQISQQLVADMRQGSLSYATISQPNFFESKAAELLERFSSNTSGNLQQSVDLSSFQPVDLSGFDEVKNYAYPAEVKVIDGKTYVVHRNCTEATKLTGNYGNAAQMKQGFFTQSQTSIPAGSSSTTTITRKKTIHDWVRENMEPTVVNYNSVVNVDGGVRGAPLTIPSAYNQISSPGSSSTVVIRRFNKTITTHPDGTSSVGGSESQQRWQDGKLVLDEQRPFGQSSVPRDEQWKREERERFFWYLTTPQSLEDWQHQQEDRLLGVAQRYQITLPMLEEFHRRELSRYQALLGQYQSQVQDASAWQRQERSRLDWLIHQNGFSSQDIDRWQQENGRKLSQLAQQHGVSQDQLQQWQRQELQRLNVYFDKVNQSLAPQVPYVPQIPQGPVQTYPTSSSLTEDNTKEQERLDELIRQHNATIAALQSSIWNDQQRLKDLSIKYQGDMQNQTQWLRGEVARIGDLIKEQNEQVSKISAWQSSERTRLESILRQHQGSVGDLQQQMIQDRNYIQNLATKYRVSVDELEKWQREELQRLQVRGQQQLEEHIKDWQISVSSNLRDIVGQNQLTIEEFQNSIINDRSRLEQMARMYKVKVEEIEGWIKSELKKFQSEGLLKEVEQELVLWQQKERERLQQLVQHNSLTVEQLEAKIKSDQTHFFELANTYQVRVEDIQEWLKKELLRLQSEGLVKAEALKDWQQVERVEISKLVQQNKYSLEDFERKLLADRARLQDLSNTYNVQVSEIEKWIQAEGERLQREGRLRMETELNHWQKIERQRLLDLINKNDLSIDEIETKIGRDQTHLYSLAQQHQVRVEEIEQWIKQQIQKLQDEGLIEMQRLKNWQLEWRGNLTNMVQDRDFTVEEFHKWLLKDRAQLQSLAMQHNVQIEEIEQFVKKEEQRFIGMGLLKPSEKLTNWQEVERLHLKNLAQQQYKSTEQLEARLRQDRELLERLARQYSVQVEEIELWMKQELARMRDEGQLQIDNLTSWQLAERERLEALISQNKQWSAEELKAELEKDREHMQTMAFQYHTSVEEIERWVQTEIERLKQQGKLNIEQLSAWQRTEQQRILSLLQQHSNITLEQFQAKVQNDRRFLIKLAEQHHVSVVEVETYVKQVIEDLHKKGQFEMEQLQNWQLVERDYIKNLIAEYKNALSTAEYEQKLLADRAHLKQLADQYRISVEQIEQWMISELNRLRGDTESSLKSLSAWQVSELERLQNLVKQQNHLTYVEFEMELNQERERLQKLANQYSVNVVEIEEWLRNQLVNLKSTGQGKVANLTKWQAIEQQRLIELLLKKQQELPYEDVERELTKDHARLESLSQTHHVSIDQVEQWSREELQRLQSSGLVQFEQQTQWQQQISHGFNDWLQQQRNGPSYQEFVDFLKRDKQRLDGIASDYHVTVEQVEKWVQKEAARLSLIGVIDRPQNNVKYEEIVNIWEDQPSWKNDLLSRLRSVTKWRPMTRQEFESYLIRNKAVHEQLARQYHVTVEDIHLWLENAAQKEGLITVPVVLEQWQIKEQQYIQDLINQQQRKQRKWTIEELQLRLNNDQRHLQEAIQQYRVTIEELKAWYKDELKRLLDQRKIDRGSSLSWQSQELERIYLQAVNKPDIGRQALETLLLRDVHALAPQYQISVETLRLFIHDKLSRFADMGLTTDTARQVNNWHEQERIRLREVATKLVITEQELLEFISHDDNFQNQLAQVYQVGLGQLAPVQRIIIGNFAKEQLLEHRQLNHLTNWQRRERDRLYEFIRTQNMTLTQLKSWQNQDTKLLQDFAAKYEISVQELKEWQKLELERIQKVAYYYGMTQSDLQQFREGELRWLTYVNHRKLMSASEAQNWEKTHKWTLGRLQSRYGKFGQELVIWRRVLYLLSQGLIDLPAGGSADGGYVVDPGSTNATHVYRPIFSKDRGDQPPHTYEESYDETDEPGLEGETRTPRPYPRPSPILSTPPPPLPYSRGSSPSGGYEYSRRDYTFNVPVGGASASASGGPTGSSATASATLGKWSRAAGEEPQVEDLGQQQQVELGWNEGQQQQVEDTDWNAKYEAGQQQSENLEDLGQQQQQIQVEDLSGLGSYGGHSSSSGQLQRQPSKELEVEATAEPSFWEKLKSKIG, from the exons ATGAGAGCTCTGGGTTTGTGCGCCCTGCTCTTGGCGTTGGCCAGCAGTCAGGGTTTCGATGGATATTCCCGATCCAGCTATAGCTCCCGTCAGTCGTCTTCGTTTGGGGGCGGACAGACCTCCCAGTCCTCCTATGTGCAGTCTTCTCCCCAATTGAGCACCTGGGCCTATGCCCACTACAATGATGTGCGCGAACTGGCCAATCATCTGAAACAGGGGTACAATGCTCTGTCCCAAGGAGACAGCAATGGTCTGGGCTATTCAGGATCCTGGAGTG CTTCGATCTTGGATCTTTGCGGCAAGAGTGCTGGACAGTTGGATGCCTTGAGCTCTCAAATAAGCCAGCAGCTGGTGGCGGATATGCGACAGGGCAGCCTCAGCTATGCCACCATTTCGCAGCCAAACTTCTTCGAGTCCAAGGCCGCCGAACTCCTGGAGCGTTTCTCCAGCAACACGAGTGGCAATCTGCAGCAGAGCGTGGACTTGAGCTCCTTCCAGCCTGTGGATCTGAGTGGCTTTGATGAGGTCAAGAACTATGCCTATCCCGCAGAGGTTAAGGTCATCGACGGCAAGACCTATGTGGTGCACAGGAACTGCACAGAGGCCACCAAGCTAACCGGAAACTACGGGAATGCGGCCCAAATGAAGCAGGGTTTCTTTACGCAGTCGCAGACCTCGATCCcagctggcagcagcagcactaccACCATCACGAGGAAGAAGACCATCCACGATTGGGTGCGCGAGAACATGGAGCCCACTGTCGTGAACTACAATTCGGTGGTGAATGTGGACGGAGGTGTTCGAGGCGCTCCTTTGACCATACCCAGCGCCTACAATCAGATCAGCTCCcctggctccagctccactGTGGTCATTCGTCGCTTCAACAAGACCATTACCACCCACCCCGATGGCACTAGCTCTGTGGGAGGCTCCGAGTCGCAGCAGCGCTGGCAGGACGGCAAACTGGTGCTCGATGAGCAGCGTCCCTTTGGCCAGTCTTCGGTTCCGCGGGACGAGCAATGGAAGCGGGAGGAGCGTGAACGCTTCTTCTGGTATCTGACGACCCCCCAGAGCCTGGAGGAttggcagcatcagcaggaggATCGCCTGTTGGGCGTGGCCCAGCGCTACCAGATCACCTTGCCGATGCTGGAGGAGTTCCACCGGCGGGAGCTATCCCGCTATCAGGCGCTTTTGGGTCAGTACCAGTCGCAGGTGCAGGATGCCAGTGCCTGGCAGCGGCAGGAGAGGAGTCGCCTGGACTGGCTGATACATCAGAATGGTTTCTCCTCCCAGGACATTGATCGCTGGCAGCAGGAGAACGGCAGGAAGCTGTCACAGCTCGCACAGCAACATGGCGTCAGTCAAGACCAACTGCAGCAATGGCAGCGACAGGAGCTGCAGCGTCTGAATGTGTACTTCGATAAGGTAAACCAATCACTGGCCCCACAGGTGCCATACGTGCCACAGATCCCCCAAGGACCTGTGCAGACCTATCCCACGTCCAGTTCCCTGACGGAAGACAACACCAAAGAGCAGGAGCGTCTGGATGAGCTGATTCGTCAGCATAATGCCACGATTGCCGCCCTCCAGAGCTCCATTTGGAACGATCAGCAGCGCTTGAAGGATCTCTCAATCAAGTACCAGGGGGACATGCAGAACCAGACCCAATGGCTGCGCGGTGAAGTGGCCCGCATCGGGGATCTCATCAAGGAGCAGAACGAGCAGGTATCCAAGATCTCCGCGTGGCAGAGCTCGGAGCGTACGCGTCTCGAGAGCATTCTCCGCCAGCACCAGGGTTCGGTGGGtgatctgcagcagcagatgatCCAGGATCGCAACTACATCCAAAATCTGGCCACCAAATATCGCGTGAGTGTCGACGAGCTGGAGAAGTGGCAGAGGGAGGAGCTGCAGCGGCTACAGGTGCgaggacagcagcagctggaggagcacaTCAAGGACTGGCAGATCAGCGTGAGCTCGAATCTGCGGGACATTGTGGGACAGAATCAGCTGACCATCGAGGAGTTCCAGAACTCCATCATCAATGATCGCTCGAGACTCGAGCAGATGGCACGCATGTACAAGGTAAAGGTCGAGGAGATCGAGGGCTGGATCAAGAGCGAGCTGAAGAAGTTCCAATCGGAGGGTCTGCTCAAGGAAGTCGAACAGGAGCTGGTCCTCTGGCAGCAGAAGGAGCGCGAGCGCCTGCAGCAGCTTGTCCAGCACAATTCCCTGACCGTCGAACAGCTGGAGGCCAAGATAAAGAGCGATCAGACCCACTTCTTTGAGCTGGCAAACACCTACCAGGTGCGCGTGGAGGACATCCAGGAGTGGCTGAAGAAGGAGCTGCTTCGCCTGCAGAGCGAGGGCCTGGTCAAGGCCGAGGCTCTCAAGGACTGGCAACAGGTCGAGCGCGTTGAGATCTCGAAATTGGTCCAACAGAACAAGTATTCCCTTGAGGACTTTGAGCGGAAACTCCTGGCCGATCGTGCCCGCCTGCAGGACCTGTCCAACACCTACAATGTACAGGTCTCGGAGATCGAGAAGTGGATCCAGGCGGAGGGCGAACGCCTACAGCGCGAGGGTCGTCTGCGGATGGAGACAGAGCTCAATCACTGGCAGAAGATCGAGCGTCAGCGCCTACTGGATCTGATCAACAAAAACGATTTGTCGATCGATGAGATCGAGACGAAGATCGGCCGCGATCAGACCCACCTTTATAGCCTCGCCCAGCAGCACCAGGTGCGCGTGGAGGAGATCGAACAGTGGATCAAGCAGCAGATCCAGAAACTCCAGGACGAGGGCCTCATCGAGATGCAGCGCCTGAAGAACTGGCAGCTGGAGTGGCGTGGAAACCTCACCAATATGGTGCAGGATCGCGACTTCACCGTCGAGGAGTTCCACAAGTGGCTGCTGAAGGATCGTGCCCAGCTGCAGAGCCTGGCCATGCAGCACAATGTCCAGATCGAGGAGATCGAACAGTTTGtgaagaaggaggagcagcgctTCATTGGCATGGGTCTGTTGAAGCCCAGCGAGAAGCTCACCAACTGGCAGGAGGTGGAGCGTCTCCACCTGAAGAATCTCGCCCAGCAGCAGTACAAATCCACGGAACAGCTGGAGGCTCGTCTGCGACAAGATCGTGAGCTGCTGGAACGCCTCGCGCGCCAGTACAGCGTCCAGGTGGAGGAGATCGAACTCTGGATGAAGCAGGAGCTGGCACGCATGCGCGACGAGGGTCAATTGCAGATCGATAATCTCACTTCCTGGCAGCTGGCGGAACGCGAACGCCTCGAGGCTCTGATCAGCCAGAACAAGCAATGGAGCGCCGAGGAACTGAAGGCAGAGCTGGAGAAGGATCGCGAGCACATGCAGACGATGGCCTTCCAGTATCACACTTCCGTGGAGGAGATTGAACGTTGGGTTCAAACGGAGATCGAGCGCTTGAAGCAGCAGGGAAAACTGAATATTGAGCAGCTGTCTGCCTGGCAAAGGACCGAACAGCAGAGGATCCTGTCCCTGCTTCAACAGCATTCGAATATCACCTTGGAACAGTTCCAGGCCAAG GTCCAAAATGATCGTCGTTTCTTGATCAAACTCGCCGAACAGCACCATGTGAGTGTTGTGGAGGTCGAGACCTATGTGAAACAGGTCATCGAGGATCTCCACAAAAAAGGACAATTCGAAatggagcagctgcagaacTGGCAGCTGGTGGAACGCGATTACATCAAGAATTTGATTGCAGAATACAAGAATGCATTGTCCACCGCAGAGTACGAACAGAAGCTGCTGGCCGATCGTGCCCATCTCAAACAATTGGCGGATCAGTACCGCATCAGTGTGGAGCAGATCGAGCAGTGGATGATCTCCGAGCTGAATCGCCTACGTGGCGACACGGAGTCGTCGCTGAAGAGCCTCAGTGCCTGGCAGGTCTCAGAGCTGGAACGCCTGCAGAACCTGGTCAAACAGCAGAACCATCTGACCTACGTGGAATTCGAAATGGAATTGAACCAAGAGCGAGAGCGTCTCCAAAAGCTGGCCAATCAGTACTCCGTGAATGTCGTGGAGATTGAGGAGTGGCTGCGCAATCAGTTGGTCAATCTGAAGAGCACGGGCCAGGGCAAGGTGGCGAATCTGACCAAATGGCAGGCCATAGAGCAGCAGCGTTTGATTGAGTTATTGCtgaagaagcagcaggagctgcccTACGAGGATGTGGAACGGGAGCTGACCAAGGACCATGCCCGTCTCGAGAGCCTCTCCCAAACCCATCACGTGAGCATCGATCAAGTGGAGCAGTGGTCACGCGAGGAACTGCAGCGTCTGCAAAGCTCTGGCCTGGTCCAATTTGAACAGCAGAcccagtggcagcagcagatcagCCACGGCTTCAACGactggctgcagcagcagaggaacggCCCCAGCTACCAGGAGTTTGTGGACTTCCTGAAGCGGGACAAGCAGCGTCTGGATGGCATTGCCAGCGACTATCATGTGACGGTCGAGCAGGTGGAGAAGTGGGTCCAAAAGGAGGCCGCACGTCTCTCTCTCATTGGAGTCATTGATCGGCCGCAGAACAATGTGAAATACGAAGAGATTGTCAACATTTGGGAGGATCAACCCTCCTGGAAGAACGACCTGCTGTCGCGTCTGAGGAGCGTCACCAAATGGCGTCCCATGACCCGCCAGGAGTTCGAGAGCTATCTGATCCGCAACAAGGCCGTGCACGAGCAGCTGGCCCGACAGTACCACGTGACCGTTGAGGACATCCATCTCTGGCTGGAGAACGCTGCCCAGAAGGAGGGTCTCATCACAGTGCCCGTCGTCTTGGAACAATGGCAGATTAAAGAGCAGCAGTACATTCAGGATCTGatcaatcagcagcagcgcaagCAGCGAAAATGGACCATCGAAGAGCTGCAACTCAGGTTGAACAACGATCAGAGGCATCTCCAGGAGGCCATCCAGCAGTACCGCGTGACCATTGAGGAGCTCAAGGCCTGGTACAAGGATGAACTGAAGCGCTTGTTGGATCAAAGAAAGATCGATCGCGGATCGTCCCTGTCCTGGCAGAGCCAAGAGCTAGAGAGGATCTACCTGCAGGCCGTGAACAAGCCGGATATAGGAAGACAGGCTTTGGAGACTTTGCTGCTGAGGGATGTCCATGCTTTAGCCCCGCAATACCAGATATCTGTGGAGACACTGCGCCTCTTCATCCACGACAAACTAAGTCGCTTCGCGGACATGGGTCTGACGACGGACACCGCTCGACAGGTGAACAATTGGCATGAACAGGAGCGTATTCGCCTGAGGGAGGTGGCCACCAAGCTGGTGATCACCGAACAGGAGCTCCTGGAGTTCATTTCGCACGACGACAACTTCCAGAACCAATTGGCGCAGGTCTACCAGGTGGGTTTGGGTCAACTGGCCCCCGTCCAAAGGATAATCATCGGAAACTTTGCCAAGGAGCAGCTCCTGGAGCACCGCCAGCTGAATCATCTGACCAACTGGCAGCGTCGCGAAAGGGATCGTCTGTACGAGTTCATTCGCACCCAGAACATGACCTTGACTCAGCTGAAGAGCTGGCAGAATCAGGACACGAAACTGCTGCAGGACTTTGCCGCAAAGTACGAGATCTCCGTGCAGGAGCTCAAGGAATGGCAgaagctggaactggagcgCATCCAGAAGGTGGCCTACTATTATGGCATGACCCAGAGCGATCTGCAGCAGTTCCGCGAGGGAGAACTCCGCTGGCTGACGTACGTGAATCACCGCAAGCTGATGTCCGCCTCTGAGGCCCAGAACTGGGAGAAGACGCACAAATGGACGTTGGGCAGGCTGCAGAGCAGATACGGCAAGTTTGGCCAGGAGCTGGTCATCTGGAGACGTGTCTTGTATCTGCTCAGCCAGGGATTGATCGATCTGCCTGCGGGCGGAAGTGCAGATGGTGGATATGTGGTCGACCCTGGCAGCACCAATGCCACGCATGTGTACAGGCCCATATTCTCCAAGGATCGCGGCGATCAGCCACCACACACGTACGAGGAGTCCTACGATGAGACAGACGAGCCCGGCCTCGAGGGCGAGACGAGGACGCCACGTCCCTACCCACGTCCATCCCCCATTCTGTCCACACCCCCTCCGCCATTGCCCTACAGTCGCGGCTCATCGCCCAGCGGTGGCTACGAGTACAGTCGTCGGGACTACACCTTCAATGTGCCCGTTGGAGGAGCCTCGGCATCAGCCAGTGGCGGACCCACCGGCTCTTCGGCCACGGCCAGTGCCACCTTGGGAAAATGGAGTCGTGCCGCAGGCGAGGAGCCCCAGGTCGAGGACTtgggtcagcagcagcaggtcgAACTGGGATGGAATgaggggcagcaacagcaagtgGAGGACACGGACTGGAATGCCAAATACGAGGCGGGACAACAACAGTCCGAGAATCTCGAGGaccttggccagcagcagcagcagattcaAGTGGAGGATCTGAGTGGCCTGGGGAGCTATGGGGGCCACAGCTCCTCCAGTGgacagctgcagcggcagccgtCAAAG GAATTGGAAGTTGAGGCCACCGCTGAGCCCTCGTTCTGGGAGAAGCTCAAGAGCAAGATCGGTTAG
- the LOC4816235 gene encoding uncharacterized protein yields the protein MGSCLGSCVTAAAATTSSSTSTASSSSSTASSSSCATAAAAANSWLWRRRRPRARVATDQEAEQEPETELISSGGGSQQRRGLVYRILKFKRKQQCPQFLDKYWEQQPSYAKLQNDSAISDIQLQNLDVFKLLNAQATPSKETEMLGSYQRMASSRASSSLDLEWEHEYSQLRNYQQEQKEQKEQPAAENTPPMAAKQPRYASLDQLATAASMAAASHGRYGAAARHPRLGNHHRHGGSFTRTSCCSSTQNSWSHISTPESLEWDVDEEREQQLQLRQEDDNLDDETLKLLHQIEQLKHHVLQETGDGLSMGAAVAVGEVTEGLQFRASHFGGGSELEASIS from the exons ATGGGTTCATGTCTTGGCAGCTGCGTcacagccgccgctgccaccaccagctccagcacaTCCACAGCATCGTCTTCCTCCTCCACGGCCTCGTCGTCCTCCTGTGCGacggctgcggcagctgccAACAGCTGGCTTTG GCGTCGCCGCAGGCCCAGGGCTAGGGTCGCCACCGACCAGGAGGCCGAGCAGGAGCCTGAAACAGAGCTCATATCGAGTGGAGGGGGAAGCCAGCAGCGACGCGGCCTTGTCTATCGTATTCTGAAGTTCAAGAGGAAGCAGCAGTGCCCCCAGTTCCTGGACAAATACTGGGAGCAACAGCCGAGCTATGCGAAGCTACAGAATGACAG TGCGATATCCGATATACAGCTGCAGAATCTGGACGTTTTCAAGCTGCTCAACGCGCAAGCAACGCCCAGCAAGGAGACCGAGATGCTTGGAAGCTATCAGCGGATGGCCAGCTCAAGGGCCAGCTCCTCGCTAGATCTGGAGTGGGAGCACGAGTACTCGCAGCTGCGGAACtaccagcaggagcagaaggagcaaaAGGAGCAGCCTGCGGCAGAGAACACCCCACCGATGGCAGCAAAGCAGCCGCGTTACGCTTCCCTGGACCAACTTGCGACGGCCGCCTCGATGGCTGCCGCCAGCCATGGACGCTATGGCGCAGCTGCTCGACATCCCCGTTTGGGGAACCATCATCGGCATGGCGGCTCCTTCACGCGCACCTCCTGCTGTTCCTCCACACAGAACTCGTGGTCGCACATCTCAACGCCGGAGTCCCTCGAGTGGGATGTCGACGAGGAGCGggaacagcagctgcagctgcgccaAGAAGACGACAATCTGGACGATGAGACGCTCAAATTGCTGCACCAAATCGAGCAACTGAAGCATCATGTGCTCCAGGAAACGGGAGATGGCCTGAGCATGGGAGCTGCTGTGGCCGTTGGGGAGGTAACGGAGGGTCTACAGTTTAGGGCCTCGCATTTTGGAGGCGGCTCCGAGCTGGAGGCATCCATAAGTTGA
- the LOC6902410 gene encoding GTP-binding nuclear protein Ran-like produces the protein MDVPTYKCIIIGEKRCGKTTFLRRHLTGEFKSEYFPTDKNSVNIDTLIFSSNRGPIRFDVWDWGKEDEELGRYPDDFYSNSHCAIIMFDASSVDLFQNFHKFMTLNKICPGIPISICGNKSDIKPGSDFPLNPAHRLCKISVKTGLNMDGPFLYLARKLFNDFTLEFVKLPPLVFPQPGCVS, from the coding sequence ATGGATGTGCCAACTTACAAGTGCATTATTATTGGCGAGAAACGCTGTGGCAAAACCACGTTTTTGAGACGCCATCTAACTGGAGAATTTAAGAGCGAGTATTTTCCCACGGACAAGAACTCCGTCAACATAGACACGCTGATCTTCAGCAGCAATCGCGGACCCATTCGATTCGATGTGTGGGACTGGGGCaaggaggatgaggagctgGGCCGCTATCCAGATGATTTctacagcaacagccactgcGCGATCATAATGTTTGATGCAAGCTCGGTGGATCTCTTCCAGAATTTCCACAAGTTTATGACGCTGAACAAGATTTGTCCAGGCATTCCAATATCCATCTGTGGAAACAAGTCGGATATCAAGCCTGGATCCGATTTTCCATTAAATCCGGCACACCGTTTGTGCAAAATATCAGTCAAGACGGGGCTCAATATGGATGGACCGTTTCTTTATCTGGCCCGCAAACTGTTTAACGACTTCACTTTGGAGTTCGTTAAACTGCCACCACTGGTCTTTCCTCAGCCTGGATGCGTATCGTAA